The Paraburkholderia sabiae nucleotide sequence GTAGGCGTCGACGGCTTCGGGCCAACAACGGAGGCTGGCGTATGACGCAGCCAGCTGAAACCAGCTCATTGCATCCGGCTGAATGGTCTGGGCCTGCTCGAGCAGCAGCGGCACGCTCTCATCGAACCGCCCCAGTTGCTTGAGGGCAATCGCCAGGCAGTAGCCATACTCGCCGCCCGCCAATTCGTGGGCCTTGCGAAAGCAGCGCTCCGCTTCCGCCCAGTCCTCATCATCCTGCGCCCAGTGGCCCAAACGATCCCATGGGAGCGCCGCGTTGTCGGCGTCAATGTGGGGGATGTGTTGGTCAAAATCCTGGCGGAACTCGGAATACGTCTTCTCGATGCTCACCCCGCGGCCGCGCAGATAGAAACTTGACATCAAAAGCTCGTACCTCCCAATGGGATCCTCGGGGTGCGCCCTCACGTAGCGTTGCCAGAAGGGCAAAGCCTGTCGGGCATTGTGCACACTTGAGCGCCCGAAGGCAGCGACCAGACGGCGACACCACGGCCAGATGCAGCGGAAGCGGTCAGCCTGAGTCAACAGGCCATTGATTTCGCGAAACGCTGCGCGGCCGTCACCAAGGTTGAAGAGGACGTTTGCACGCCAGCCGATGACTGTGGAAGTCCGCCCCTGGTTTTGATTCGAAAAGACAACCTGATCAAGATGATGCAGCGCGTCCTCATACCTGCCTAGGCGGACAAAATGGATGCCTAGGGCAGTGTGAGCCTCTGCGAGTTCGGGATTCAACCGCAAAGCGTCGTGGTAGTGACCCACCGCCGCGTCTTGGTCGCCAAGCAGCGCGCAGCTGGATCCAAGGTTCTTGTGGATCTGAGCAGCCAGTTCGGGGTCCGCAGCAAGCGCCGGGGCGGCGAGGGCGGCTTCGAACGCACACTTCGCTTCCTGCTCGTTATGGAGAGCGTGAAAGGCGTTTCCTATCGTGTAATGGAGGGCGCTGACCCGATGGCGACCGTCACTGAGTCTCGCGCGGAAAAAGCGGATAGCCTCTTCGATTCTCTCCGGATGCTGGCACATGCCATCCATGCCTAGGTTAATCTCGGACATGTAGCAAATGCCCATTTCGTCGCTGCCAACGCCCAAAGCGGCAGCGAACTTGGTGAACCCGGCGCTGATTACGTCGTCTGAGTTCTGCTCATGGAGTTCCACGAGCAGCGTTCGAGTCAGGGCCGGATCGTCGGGAACATGAATATCCGGCGCAGCAGCGCCGACTTCACCTACGCGCCGGTCGCGTGATGACCTTGACCAAGCACGGGCGAGATCCGCAAGCCGGCAAAGGCGCTCGACCGTTAGCTCTTCAACAAACGACACGGTCAGCGTTTCCTGGTCGGTCCAGTTCGTTCCGCCATGCCCATAATGACGAGCAACACTTTCTGCAGCGCAGATGCGCAATGAGCGCGTCGGCACGTGATAGGCCACGTATACGCTGTAAGGCTGCATTAGCAGGTAGTTGAGGTTCGTGCGGTCGACCTCGACACTGAGCGAACCGTTGGCGTTCAACGCCCTTTCAGTTCCCTTCAGTTGGACGTGAACGCGAGCATTGGTTGCACACCCATTGGCGCTCGCCTCGATCTGGCAGTCCGTCCCGTAGTCCTTGCGGTCGGTCCCCTGCAAAATGAAAGCGCCGCTCTCCTCAAGTCGCGCCTGGAAAGCGGTGATTGCCTTGTCCTCAATCGCGTGATTTCGATGGCGACGCGGCAGCTCGTCAAAGTGATTCATTTGCGGATGCTCGGGATTTCCATTGCCGTACACGCTGCCTCCAAACTCGACCGGATGACGTGGACTTAGTCCGCTGCTTTGGGCGCCCGAGCCGTTATCAGCGTCTTTCATGTTATCAAGGAGTGGCTGTCGCAGGGAAGTCAGCCGCTGCGCTAGATTCTACAGGTATCGAATGACGGTATCGCAGATAGAAGCGGTCTCGTTCGTATTTGACGCAAGTGGCCGCTCGTGGGCCGCAGCCTTTCGAACCTGCGCAACACGGGCCGCTCGCACACTCTGGCAAATCCAACGAATTCGCATCACAAACCCGGCGAGTCCAGTTAATTCGGCTCCGCGTCATTTGGCGTGTGACCGAATATGTTGCGAAGTCCTTGATTTTTGATGACGCCCAGTCCAACGAATTCCGTATCCCTACAGTTGCTGCGCGACGGCGAACAGGCAGATATTGCGATGCGCGCGCAACACGATGCGCGACTGCATGCGACCGAGCGATGGCGTCAGGGCTTCGCGCTCGATGAACTGTATCTTGAAGTCGACCTGCTGCAGCGATGCGTCCAGACCTGCGTGCGGGATTATTACGCACTCGTGCCTTCACGCGAGCATCAGGCGGCCACGCACGACATGGTCGAGCGTTTTTTCAGCCAGGTGATCCATGGCGCGATTGACCAGTTACAGAGACAGCAGGACCGCCGCGTCAGCGACGCGCTCGAAGAGCGCGATCGGGCGCTGGTTTCGCAGGCCCGAAGCGAAGCACGGCTACGCATTGCGGCTGCGGCAGCGGAGCTGGGCATCTTCGAATGGGATCCCGAAGCCGACGTGGCCATCTGGGAAAACGACCGCATGTACGAGATCACCGGTCAGCTACGGGAACACGGCCCCCTGTCCGCACAGGAATTTTTCGCGACGGTCGTGGATCCTGCCGATACGGCGCGCCTTCGCGATTAAGTGAACGCTGCCGTCGCCTCCTCGCAGGATTTTCACGCGATCTTTCGTATTCGCACGTTGCAGACGTGTACGCCGCGCGTGCTCGAGGTGTCAGGAAGGTTCCTGCCGGACGCGTCGGGTGGCCGTCGCGTTATGGTCGGCGCGTTGGCCGATGTGACAAGCCGGGTGAGCGCCGAAGCGGCACTCCGGGAGGCGGACCGGCGCAAGGATGTGTTTCTGGCAACACTGGCCCACGAACTCAGAAATCCGCTTGCCCCGATCCTCAACGCAGCGCATCTGCTGCGACAGACCGGTTTGTCCGGTTGCAGGGACTGGTTGAGCGGCACGCGACCCATCTCTCCCGTCTGATCGGCGATCTGCTCGACCTCTCGCGCATCACCGCCGGCAAGATCACGCTGCGCATGGAGGTCTTCAGTATCTGGACTGCGATCGATCACGCCATCGAGATCAATGCGCCGGCGGCTGCCCAGCATGTGCACCGGCTTGAGGTCACAAACCCGCGATCTGCCGCTCTCTTTGTGCACGGAGACCCTACCCGCGTGACACAAGTGCTCGCCAACCTGCTTGACAATGCTGTCAAGTACACGGACGACGGCGGTCATATCCGGCTGGGCGTCGCCCGTGACGATGTACACGTGACGGTCACGGTGGAAGACAACGGCATCGGCATGGACGCCGCGACGATTCCATCACTTTTCGACATCTTCGAGCAGGCTCCCGCTACGCCCAGGACGACCAGGACGGGACTGGGTATCGGCCTCTCGGTCGCGCGTGCGCTGATGACCATGCATGGCGGCACGGTCGCGGCGGCCAGTGACGGACCCGGCAAAGGCAGTCGCTTCATCATGCGTTTACCTCTCTGCGACGCGCCGGCACATGCCTCGACGGGCAGTGCCACGGGTGGCACAGCGACGGCACGCTCATACCGGGTGTCGATCGTCGACGACAACCATGACGCCGCGCTGCCGCTCGCGATGATCCTAGACCAGCACGAAGTGCGCACTGCGACCTCCGGGGAAGCGGCGCTGAACATCGCGCGGGATTTTCAACCGGATGCAATACTGCTCGATTTAGGGTTACCCGACATGAGCGGGTACGAAGTCGCGCTGCGCCTGAGGGAGCTTGTCACATCTGGCCGCCCGTTGCTCATTGCCTTAACTGGCTACGGTCAACCCGAAGACAGGGCACGCACGCGCGAAGCGGGCTTCGATTTTCACCTCGTGAAGCCGGCGCGCCCCGATGAAATTCTGAACCTGCTGCGACAGTAGATCGACCGGCCACCTCACTCCCTGCGCACCCGCAGCATAAGCGCAGGGATATGACAGGAACGTGTCCCTGGAAACAACAAAATAACTGTTCCGCGGCATCATCGTAGGACTACATATCATATGGCATCGAAGCTCATTCGTGACGTGGGCATGCGAAAGCCATTGACGCCGCGGTGGAGTCCGTTTCATGGCCCGCTCTCGACACTGCCATACTTCGAGTTGACTGCGCTTTTCTGATCGCTGCCGACCGAGCGACACTGGTTCAGGAAATCGTCTCGTGCGTTGGACGTCCCGCTCAGATCGAAGTGACCATGGTGATAGCGCACGATCGAAAAGTAGTCCGCCTCATACTGGCTGCACTCGCGCCCGCCGTTACCACCCTGCATCAGTCCGGCAAGGCAAAGCACTGCCCCACACGCACTCTGATTGTCGTCGTCGGCTCGCGCCTTTGTGGCGGCTGTTAGCACAGCGCACGCCGCTACCGTGACCACAAAAGATGTTCTGAATTGCATGGAACAACTCCTATGTTCCGACCAGATGCAGCACCTGGACTGCACCGACCGAGAGGACCGCCGAAGCAAGCGCTGCACAGACGACCCATGTCGCAAGTTCGAGGCGGCCAATACCGCAGCGGCACCCCTCTTCGCGCAGCACGTCACGCAACTGACCACGCACGCGCCCGCTTGCCGCGTCGTACTCGCGCAACGCAAGTTCGCCGACCAGCTGGTCGCGCGCCTCCGCGAAATGCCCTGCCTCGGCGAGCACGCCAGTGGTTGATGCGTTGAAGTCCTTGAGGAAATGCTCATAGCGCGACGTGAAGCGCAGCAGCGTGAGTTCGCCGTCATCCTTGAACTGTTTGCCGCTCACCTGCAGCAGCTGGGTGAGTTCTTTCACATCGCGCCGCAGCTGCGACAGTTGGCCGAGCACTTCGCCGATCAGTTCCTCGCGGATCGAGTCTTCTGACGCGCCCATCAGCGCACCAACACCTTGAACACATCATCGAGTTCTGTAGTGACCCTGCTCGCAAGACGCTTGAGTGCCACCATCTGTCGAATATGTGCCTTTTCGGCCTCCGATGCCCCACTTTCCATTGCCTCTGCATTCAGCGCGACGTAGTCGCGCGGGTCATCGCGGATTTCGACGATCGAGCTGTCGAAACCCTTGATCTTTTCGAAGATCGGGTTCTCGTAGATGACTGCGTCACGATGCATCGAAAAAACATCGGTGCGTGAGTGAAACTCGAACAGCTTCGCGAAGCCCCGGCTGAGGTCCTGTTTGCGGTCGACCATATTCATGACCAACCGGATCTTTGTGGCACGCACGCCCAGATCAGAAAGCGCACGCAGCGTTGCGATCGTGTCCACCTGCTGCTTGGCGGTCGATACAGCCGGCACGATGAAGAGATCGAAGTCTTCATGCGAGCCGTCATAGCTTCGCATCAGACCTACAAAATCTTCGACATTCGATGCGCCCACATCGACGACGGCGTTTTCCAGTGTCATCAACTGATCCTGCAGCTCATCAAATTGCGACCCGCGCAACGCACCTTCCTTTTCGCGGTCATCCGAATTGATTGATTCGATCGGGATTACTTCAGCGCCCGGCAGACGTGGCACAAGCAGATGGTGTGCAACGGTACTCTTGCCAACGTTGCCCGAGAAATTGATAACCGCAATCTTCATGATGCAATGTTCCTTATCGGTTGAACTGGATGTGCCCGCATCACCGCGGTCACGCCAAACGGCTTCAGTTACGGGTCAATTTCCAGCGTCGGTGTGTCATGTCCAGCCTCGTGCGACGGCTGGTCCTGTTGTTGTTTCTGTTCCGTGCGCTGCTGCTGTTGCTGCCACATGCTCTGGCTTGCGCGCTCCCGCTCGATCTGTTCGCGCATGGCATCGATCGTCGCTTCGCTCACCTGCGGCATCGGAACATTGAGCGGATGGTTAGTAGCGCGCGCCTCGGCCACGGCGCTTTCGAACTCCCCCCGCAACTGCTCCTGCTGCTCGTCGGATAGTCCCCTGATTTCGTCTTCCAGCACCTCGCGCGCAGCCTGTTCCTTAATCCGCTCACGGGCGGCCGCGAGCGTGGCCCGCTGCGCGTCCGTGTATTGCCACTCGCCATTCAGGAAGCGCTCGCGCGCCTCGTCGATGCGCCGGCGCTCGTCAACCTCGCGACGCGCGGACTCGACCCTCTCCCGCTGCTCAGGCGTCAGCAGTCGTGACAGGTCGGGCGTCGACACGCGCCATTCGTTGCGACGACTCTCGACCTCGTTGGGTGCCAGCTCCTGTCCGGTCTCATCGAACTGCCGCTGTTTGACGGTCACGACCTTGCTGCCGCCCCTTTCGAGTTCGATACGCTGACCAGGTTGCACACCGCTCTCGCCGATCGCGCGTTCGAGGTCCAGCCCCCATACCGTGCGGTCGCCAGACTCCGTGCGTACCGTAGCGTAGTAACTTTCGTTTTCCTTCGGATCGTGATGAAAGTGCGCGGCGCCGTGTTCAACCAGGACGCCAGCCGTGACGGCAGGCGGTTTCTGCGTCCCAGCCTTTTGACGTGCCGGTTTGCCGGAACCTGTCCGACGCGACGACGCACCGTCCGCGTCCAGAGGCAACTGTGTCTGTTTCGAATCTTCTGACGCAGCGCTCGCGTCGGAAGGAGCAGAGGGTTCGGTAGCAGCCGGCCCAGGCTTCGGAGGACGCGGTTTGCCTCCGCGCCGGCCTCCGCCCGGCGATGCCCCTCCGGGATCGGACGGATCCCTGCCGGATACATCAGCCGTCGCCGCCTTGCGGCTCTGGCTCCCCTGCTTCCGTTCTCTCCCAGTCGCCGACGTCGAATCCATCGTGTGCGTGCGAGGAAGATCATTGGTTGTCGACCGCTCGCCTGCCGCAATGCGCATCGCCTCGCGCGCAGCCTGCAGCGTCGCCCGATCCTGTGCTTCGGGTTTGAACCCGCGTGTAGGCATGCCCGCGAGTTCCGCCGCAATCCACGCCTGCCGGCGGAATTCCTCGCTACCCTTCAGTTGCAGCTCGCCCCAGTGCTTTGCCTGAGCGACGGCAACCATGTGTTCGATCACGTCACGATCCTCACTGGCCGTAGCGAGCGAGCGTCCCTTGTCCTCGAAGTGCACCGCCTCGCTTTTGCGATCGAGATACTTCCCTTCAAATGCCACATACCGGTCGCTGACCGACTTCGGTACCGCGTAGCCGCTCTTCTCAAAGATCGGCTTCGGGCGGATCGCGTTTTCCCACTCTTTACCGTTGATGGGCTTGCCGATACCGGTGGCGGGCGCGACCCCTTCGTCCGCGGGCATACTCGCGCTGGCCCGATTCTCGTACCTCTTCCGGTCGGCGTCACGGATCCTTTTCATCCGCGCGTGCGTCGCTTCATCTAGCGGGGTATCCGGGTTGCCGGGTGCACCGCGCGCGTGAGCCTCGTTGGCCGGCGGCGTCGCGCGCGCGCGAATGGACGATGCATCATCCGCATTGGCTGCCTCCATCTCGCGGTAGTCGAGCTGATCGGCCGGAAATTCAATCTCGTTCATGATGCGGCTCCTTGATGGATAGATGGGGAGGCTGCATCGCCCTCGGCAGGTGTGTCGGGCGACGCCTCGGGTAGCACTTCACGCAGATAAGGCATCAGCTGGAATAGCGATGCACGGATACTGGAGCGGTTGGCGAAGTGGGCGGCACTCAGCACGCCGATCTCATGTTCGCGGACATCCCTCACCGCATTCGCCGCATGGATAGCCGTCGCACCCTGAGCGCGGCGCGCAGCATTCTGTGCGTGCCACCACTGCTCGACATCGATCTGCGGAACGGGCGCGCATAGCTCACGCGCAACGAACGCGGCGTGCTTCATCTGTTCTTCGTCCGGCAACTTCGGGCCGAAGCCGAACCACGCGCGACGGCGGTTGGCTTTTTCCAGCTTCGCCATCACGCCTTGCAGATAGGGGCTCTGCTGCACCAGACGGTCGACCAGTTCCGGATCCTCGTAGAAGTACGCCTTGTCACACAGGATCGGCTCGCACCCGTCCATCGTGATGATCTGCTTGCGACCCGGCAGCGCACGCAGCTCCTGCGGCATCATCAGCGCGCGACCGTGCTCGGTCTCGTTCGTGCTGGTCGACGCGTTGCGTCCCCGGCTGCGGCTGCGCGAACGCGACAGGTGGGTGAACGTGCCGAGGAGCTTCGAGTACTCTTCGGAATCCTTGAGCGTGCGCGGCGCAAAGAGGCTGCGCATCTTGCAGTTGATCGCGAGCGTTTCCGCACCGTGCCTGCCATACAGCTTCGGATCTTCAAGCTGTGACATGCCGTGAAAGATCAGCATCAGTCGCAGATTAAAGCCCGCGATGAAGGCGTTGGCCGTGTCGATAATGTCGATCTTGCCCGGCGCCGCAAATTCGTCCAGCATCAGCGCACACTGGTATTTCAGGTCGGGATTCTCTGCGGGCTGCTCGCGAGTATTCAGGTCGATCAGCTGTGAGAAGAACAGATTGATGAGCAACGCGCCCGCTTTCAGGTCGCCCGGCTTGATGCCCACGTAGATCGACATGGGCTTCCTGCGCACCTCACCCAGGTCGAAGTCGGAGCGGCTGGTCGCCGCGTCGACGATCGGATTGCTGAACACATTAAGCGGCGCCGTCATTGTGGACACGATATTGGCGAACGCTTCCTTTGACTGCGACAGGAACCGGTTCAGGGCGTCCAGACACTCGAAGCTCAGCGGTGGCAGCGTGTCGGTCGCATGCGATCGCGTGCTGACAATGGAAGAGATGTGCTCGCGCACCGCCCTGCCCTTGCCTGAGGCCTGCCGCAACACTTCGCCGAACGTGCAAGGCAAGGTCGGCGTCTCGAGCAGATACAGCACGACGCCAATAAAAAGGTTGCGCGCATTGTCGTTCCAGTACTTCAAACGCGCATCGACGTTCGACGGATACAGGTGCTCGCCAACCGTCAGCACGTCGCCGACCCGCGTATAGGGCGACCTGTGCTGGATGAATTCGAGGGGGTTGTAAGCGTGAGTCCGGCCATTCTCCGAGAACGGCGACCAGAGGAAAGTTGCCTGGCCGCATTTGCGCCGATAGCCGGATGTGTACAGGTAGTTCTCTTCCTTGATGTCCTCGACGACGACGGAATCGGGATAGGTGAGAAGATTCGGGATCACCATCGAGACGCCCTTGCCCGAGCGCGTGCCCGCAGCAAGCATCAGGAAATCCTGGCCGCGGTACTTCAGATATTCGCCCTTGTACTTGCCGACGATAAAGGGGGGATACATGTGGGACATGCTCACTCCTGAGGCGGGATGCGGTGGGAGGCTAGGACACGAATCGTCATCGTCACTTCTCCAGCAGGCCGGCTTTCACGATGTCGCGGCGCGTGGCGAAGCGCGCGTTGCCGAACTGCGCAATGCGACCGCGTGATTTCAGAAGCGCCATCGCGATCACCATGGCGGGCAGGCCGCCAATGACAGCCGAGAGCAGCGTGCAAACCGACAGCGCCCGCTTCACCCCCGGCACATCCCCATACGCCTGCCAGTAGTCGAAAAGCGTGAACACGCCCACCGAGTCCTGCGGCAGTTTCTGCAGGCGGGCGAACAGCAGGCCACCAAGATACTGGCCGAGGGTCGCGGCGCCAGCGACGAGCACCAGCAGCACAAGACACGGGATCAGGATGCGGAGATATTTCGGCATGGTGGATTTCAGTGTGTCGGAGCAGACGATTTTTCAGTGCGCAACGTGGACAGGATTCGCAGCGCGTTGCGCTGCGTCTCATCGAGTTCCGCATCGGCAAGTGCCTCACACCCATGAACGATCACAGCGCCGTAAAGCCGTGCGAGGGCGCAGGCCTCAGCACTCGTTGCAAATGCTTCATCGGACGAGGCACGCTGGCGCCAGTTCTCGATCGCCGCCTCGATATCGCTGATTGCGAAGTTCATGATTAGTCTTCCCTGCGCATGAGCCAGTGCGCCGCGAGGCCTCGCGCCCATGACGCCGTGTAGACCAGGCTCAGCGCGAGCACGCCGTACTGGTGTGCGCGCCACGCCATGTCGAGCCAGAATGGCTGCGCAACGAGCCCGAAGATGCAGGCCCAGCGACGCCAGCCCAGGCGACTGTCCTGCGAGAGGAAGACGGCGAGCGCACCGCACAGGCCGATCAGGGCCTGCTCGATAACCTCTGTGCCTGCGACCGCGTTCATGCAACACCCCCAAGCAACTGCCACTTTCCGACGGGGTCGTACCAGATCTCGGCCAGCCGCTTGTCCCGCATGAAGAGCACGAGATCCATCGTCATGCGAACCTGCTCCAGGATGAACTTCCAGTCGAGCGTCTGACCGACGGCACTCTGCTTGATAAGCGTCGCGGCGCGCGACGCAGCCGAACGTGCATCGTTGCAGTGAATCGTGGTGATGCCACCGGGCGTTCCCGTGTTCAGCAGCGTCATGTAATCCCACGTCTCGTCGCCCCGGAGTTCGGCGAGGAACACACGGTCGAACTTCATGCGAAGCGTCGAGCGCACGATTTCCTTCGCCGGAAGCGTGTCACTGAAAAACATGTGCACTCGGTTCGGATGATTCGGTAGCGACAGCTCGGGCGTGTCCTCGATTGTGCCGATCCGCTCACTGATCGGCACAAGGTCGGACAGCGCCTTGTTCAGCGTGGTCTTGCCGGAGCCGGTACCGCCGGCGAGAACGATGTTCAGCCGGTTGGCCACGGCAAGTTCGAGCATGCAGGTGACGTCGCGCCGTGACTTCGCGTCCATCATCCCGACTTCGAACGGCTGCAGGTCGACACCGTCCGGAACGGTGTGATGGGGCGACACATCGCGGAAACCATCGAACCACCCGTTGCGCTGATACTCATCAACCGAGAACCGCACGTTCGAGGGAATGCGGATCGTGATCGAGATCGTGTCGCGCTCGCACGCCGGCTGCATCAGCACGTGTCCCCGCTGGCCTTCTGGTAGCATCACCGGGTGAATGGGCTCCTTCGTGGAAAACTTGCCGCCTTTCATGACCGTCAGCGCGTTGGCCAGCTTGAAGCACGCGTCCAGCGTGCAGGCAGGTGCATCGTGCCGTTTCCATGCGCTGGCACCCTGCGTCCAGATCTCGCCGGGACGGTTGATCGCGACTTCGGTGAGACTGCCGTCGAAGAAATTCGCAATACCCATCTGCTTCAGGAAGTTGCGAGCGACGGTCCCCTTTTCGATGACATCGATAACCACCGAATTCATCTGCACTCCTTCTGGAGATGTCTGTTGCAAACTGGTAAATTGCGGCCCGGAGCGCGCCGTCAATGCGATGCCGTGTCTGTGCCCTGCGGCTCGACCTGAACTGTGACCCGGTACGATCGCCTGTCATCAGGCACGCTGCCCGCCAGATCGCGTAATGTCTGCGCGGGCGACGTAGAAACAACCGTCACCATCATCGATGCCGTAACCGCAGGACTGGCAAGCTTCCACATGACTGTCGCCGTGGCCAGTACACCAGCCGCCGTAACTGCTGCGATTGCAAGAGCGCCGTGCACGGTCCGGGCACGGCGCAGCGAAGGCGGGGCCTTTGACGGCGGACAGTTAGTTGCGCCCTCATCCTGGCCGACAGTGCCCGTCGCGATCCCGGGCTCAGACAGTTCAAGGCCAAGCCGCGCGGCGATTGCATGCATAACCACGCGGCGCAGCGCCATCGACATGTCGTCGAACCGGCAGCGGTCGAGCGTCATGCATTGCTCGAACGTATGCTCGTCGCCGATCCGGCGCAGCGGCAGGACATCAGACGGCTCGAACGGCCTACGCGCATCGACCTGTTCGGCCAACCGCCGTACGCGGCGCCCGTCGAAGACGTAATGCAGCGCGTCGCGCAGCTTTGCCTCGAAGGCATCACGCTCGACACCATGGAGCGGAAAGGTATCGGGAAACCGGATCTGCAGTTGCATCGTCATGTCCTCACATTCATCATTGCCGCGCGGACGGCGCAATCTCGGTGCCGTCGCTGCCGACGTTTTCGTATACGCTGGCCAGATCTACGTCGCGCGCAACGAAGATGTTGATCACCGATCCCTGGTTCGAATAAGCGGTCGGCGGGATATTGATCGTGTTGCGAAGCGTTTCGGCAGCCACGTCCTGCGTCGCGTTCGAGCTGTTCGAGAAGGTAATGGTCTGGCCCGCTCCGATTGCCTTGTTCGCAAGCGCCTGACCAAAGTCGCCAATGAGACTCACCATCAGGGCACCCTTGAAGCGCAGCCAGAAATGCTCGTCGATGTAGGCGGGAATCCCGGCCGCACCGAGCGGATCGGTCGCCGGCGAGTTCAGGGGAATACGGACGTCGCCGTCGTCAATCTCATCCCAGATAGCACCAATGACACCCTGTCCGTGTACCACTGCGTCGCGCTGCTCGCCCTTGGCCAGCGCGCCCTTGCGGATGAGCAGCGTCGTGCCATCGTCCGACCAGACGTCATCAGCGATCGGACAGCCAACCAGTCCCGGCCGGTCGGTGCGGATTGCGGTGGCCTGCCCGCAACGGATCATGGTGTTCCGCGCAATCATGTAGTGCCGGTTCGGCCTGAACGAGGCACGCATCGGCTGCAGCTTCGAGGGCTGCAGTGACTGGTCGAAGGAAGATCCCTTGCTGTTGCCGGTGTCATGGTTATCAGCCATGCCTGCGCCAGATGAACCCGCAGTTCCAGATGGACCGCCCCGCAGCGCTGCGAGCCCCATGGACTTCGCCATGCCGGGCAAACCGTCGCCACCCGAGCGATTGCCCGTGGTGTCTGCATTACCACCTGCGTCATTCGACGGGAGGGCGGAGTCCTCAGGCACGCCGGTAGCCCTGCTGTCATCGGACATAACCAGCACGCTGCCGTAGAGACGCCGCTCGGCGGGTGTCAGTGGCCGCGGCTGGTTGTTCGCCATCGCGGTGCGCCCTTCACCGACAGAATGCGACGCGGCGCCGGCCGGCGTGGCAAGCTGCTGCCTCGCCGCGGCGGCGGCCGCCGCTTCCGATGCGGCACGCGCCTGCTCGGCTTCGGCCCGCTTGATGCGCTCCTTCTGTGTCTCGAGGTCGGCGCCGGTCTCGCTCGCGCCGCTGTCCTTTGGCTTGTTGAGCGCCGCCTGCTTCGCGTCCTGATGCTGTTGGAAGATCCGCTGCAGGTAGAGCGTGACGCCCGAAGCGCCCAGCGCGATCACGATCAGCGCGACCAGCACGAGCCTCAGCCTGCCCGCACGCGCGCGGCGGCGCCCGGGCAGGTCCAGCGACGGCTGATGCCCAGTGTCCGCAGGCGCTGCATTGCCGATTTCATTGCGTTCGCTCATGCGACTGTGCTCTCCCGTCAGTCTCCCGGTCGATCGCTGCCGGCATGTGCGCGTTCGATGCGCGCCGTGCCGGTCAACGACGAGGCGGTACGGTTGTAGTGGCCGTCCGGCGAGTAGCCGTCGTTGCGGATGCCCAGCACCGACTGGCCGTAGCGGATGACAAATTCCCTTGAGACCTCATGGACGACGACGGTGTCGCCCTCCATATGGAAATTCGCTGTCGCCTCGCTGCCATCCGGCAGCTTCGTGAAGATCGTCGGCAGGTCGCGCGCGGTTGCATACCTGAAGTAGGTGAAACGGCCGTCGTCCCACAACGCGGTGGGTGCAAGCGCGCGATCGCCCCGCATCATGTACTGCATGTTCGCTGCCGGCGTGGATGACCCAGGCGGACCTGAAGACGCCGCTGAGCCCGGCGCTGCAATTCCGGCCGGGACCGCGGGCATGCCCTGCTGGTCCGCCAGCGCCGCGCTGACAGCTTCCCGGCGCCGGAGCTGTTCGGTCGCGGCCTTCGCCTTCGTGTCCGGATAGTCGAAACGCAGGATCCACGTCGCGGGTTGCAACCGCGATACGTCGACAAGCGACAGCGAATAGGTGCGCCGGTTGGTCACCAGCACGAGGTTGGTTTCGGGTTGCAGCGCGCCTGGCTTGAGCAGC carries:
- the virB11 gene encoding P-type DNA transfer ATPase VirB11 produces the protein MNSVVIDVIEKGTVARNFLKQMGIANFFDGSLTEVAINRPGEIWTQGASAWKRHDAPACTLDACFKLANALTVMKGGKFSTKEPIHPVMLPEGQRGHVLMQPACERDTISITIRIPSNVRFSVDEYQRNGWFDGFRDVSPHHTVPDGVDLQPFEVGMMDAKSRRDVTCMLELAVANRLNIVLAGGTGSGKTTLNKALSDLVPISERIGTIEDTPELSLPNHPNRVHMFFSDTLPAKEIVRSTLRMKFDRVFLAELRGDETWDYMTLLNTGTPGGITTIHCNDARSAASRAATLIKQSAVGQTLDWKFILEQVRMTMDLVLFMRDKRLAEIWYDPVGKWQLLGGVA
- a CDS encoding LPD7 domain-containing protein produces the protein MNEIEFPADQLDYREMEAANADDASSIRARATPPANEAHARGAPGNPDTPLDEATHARMKRIRDADRKRYENRASASMPADEGVAPATGIGKPINGKEWENAIRPKPIFEKSGYAVPKSVSDRYVAFEGKYLDRKSEAVHFEDKGRSLATASEDRDVIEHMVAVAQAKHWGELQLKGSEEFRRQAWIAAELAGMPTRGFKPEAQDRATLQAAREAMRIAAGERSTTNDLPRTHTMDSTSATGRERKQGSQSRKAATADVSGRDPSDPGGASPGGGRRGGKPRPPKPGPAATEPSAPSDASAASEDSKQTQLPLDADGASSRRTGSGKPARQKAGTQKPPAVTAGVLVEHGAAHFHHDPKENESYYATVRTESGDRTVWGLDLERAIGESGVQPGQRIELERGGSKVVTVKQRQFDETGQELAPNEVESRRNEWRVSTPDLSRLLTPEQRERVESARREVDERRRIDEARERFLNGEWQYTDAQRATLAAARERIKEQAAREVLEDEIRGLSDEQQEQLRGEFESAVAEARATNHPLNVPMPQVSEATIDAMREQIERERASQSMWQQQQQRTEQKQQQDQPSHEAGHDTPTLEIDP
- a CDS encoding DUF3717 domain-containing protein, which translates into the protein MNFAISDIEAAIENWRQRASSDEAFATSAEACALARLYGAVIVHGCEALADAELDETQRNALRILSTLRTEKSSAPTH
- a CDS encoding type IV secretory system conjugative DNA transfer family protein, which encodes MSHMYPPFIVGKYKGEYLKYRGQDFLMLAAGTRSGKGVSMVIPNLLTYPDSVVVEDIKEENYLYTSGYRRKCGQATFLWSPFSENGRTHAYNPLEFIQHRSPYTRVGDVLTVGEHLYPSNVDARLKYWNDNARNLFIGVVLYLLETPTLPCTFGEVLRQASGKGRAVREHISSIVSTRSHATDTLPPLSFECLDALNRFLSQSKEAFANIVSTMTAPLNVFSNPIVDAATSRSDFDLGEVRRKPMSIYVGIKPGDLKAGALLINLFFSQLIDLNTREQPAENPDLKYQCALMLDEFAAPGKIDIIDTANAFIAGFNLRLMLIFHGMSQLEDPKLYGRHGAETLAINCKMRSLFAPRTLKDSEEYSKLLGTFTHLSRSRSRSRGRNASTSTNETEHGRALMMPQELRALPGRKQIITMDGCEPILCDKAYFYEDPELVDRLVQQSPYLQGVMAKLEKANRRRAWFGFGPKLPDEEQMKHAAFVARELCAPVPQIDVEQWWHAQNAARRAQGATAIHAANAVRDVREHEIGVLSAAHFANRSSIRASLFQLMPYLREVLPEASPDTPAEGDAASPSIHQGAAS